The DNA region CGCATCCAGTCATCCAGACTGAGCTCGCGCCGTTTCGAACAGACCGTTTCTCCAAGATAAATGGTGTCCAGTGGCTGACCGGCCATGGCCCGGTAGAAGTCCAGCGTCTTTTCGCGCGGCCAGAAATACTGCAGGGGGCCCAGAGACAGTTTCATTGCCAGGCCCTCTGGTAGGGGCCCAGCGTGACCTGGTGGCCCTCGGAAAGCCGGGTCAGTTCCTGCTGCCATTCTTGCTCGTTGACCGAGGCTTGCGGCGAAGCCTCCAGGCGATCGATGGCTTGTCGCCAGATACGGGTCACTGTTCCGACATAGGCCGGGCTGCGCTGGCGCCCCTCGATTTTGACGGCGGCAATGCCCATGGCCTTGAGCCGGGGCAGCAGTTCAAGAGTATTGAGGCTGGTGGGCTCTTCCAGGGCATGAAAAGTCTGCCCGCCAACCCGGTAACGACCCTTGCACACCACTGGGTAGCCGGCCGGCTCATCGGCGGCAAAACGGTCGATCAGCACGCCGTTCAGACGAGCCGTCTTGCCCGCCGGCGTATCTTCCCACTGGACGAATTCGGCCGGTGAACAGACACCGGCAACGTTGGGCGACTTGCCAGTGACGTAGCTCGACAGCTGACAGCGACCTTCGACCATGATGCACAGGCTGCCAAAGGCAAAGACCTCCAGCTCCACCGGCGACTGCCCGGCCAGATGCTCGACCTGCCCGATGGCCAGCACTCTCGGCAGCACGGCCCGGGATATGCCGAACTGCTCATGGTAGAAACGAAGTGCGGCCGGGGTGGTGGCCGATCCCTGCACCGACAGGTGCCGGCGAATATGGGGATGCTTGCGGGCTGCAAAGTCCATCACCGCCATTTCGGCGATGATCAGGGTGTCCACGCCCAGATCGGCGGCACGATCGACCGCCGAGTACCACTGGTCGAGGCGATCGGATGTGGGATAGGTATTGAGCGCCACGTAGACCTGGCACCCCCGGGACCGGGCATGGGCCAGGCCCTTATCGATCTCGCGATCGGAAAAATTCAGGCCCGGAAAGGCGCGTGCATTGGTGGCGTCGCGAAAACCCAGATAAACCGCGTCGGCGCCGTTGTTGACGGCTTCGTAAAGGGCGGGCAGCGAGCCGGCCGGACAAACCAGTTTCATGTCGAGCATCGGAGATGGCAGCAGTGGAAGTGTGCGACTCCCCGGACGAAATTTCCTTGACCATCATCAAGGTCCGTATCCCGGAGACGGCGGGTGGAAAGGGCCGCGCCGGCAGGCCACGAGTCTGGGCACGAAGTTGATCCGTCACAATAACGTGGCCCGGCACATCGCTTAGACTGAACTGCATACCCGCTCCATCCGGCCCGGCCCATGCTTCCGAAACGCCCCGAACTGAATCAACAGCAAAGCCTGGCTCTGGCGACGTATCACCAGCAGCTCGCCCGGCAGATGCTGATTGCCGCCTCCGGGCTGGTCATCTTGGTGGTGCCGGCCTACCAGCTTCAGGAGTTCTTCCTGATCGGCGCGGTGCCCGAACACTGGGCGGCACATGCCGCCTGGCGTTCACTGCCCCTGCTCGTCGCCGTCTTTGCACTGGCCTGGTGCAGCATTCGCGGCGACGCTCATGGTGCGCCTGTCCTGCTGCGCCTGCTGGCCCTGGCGGTAATGAGCATGATGTTCGGCCTTTTTGCCGTGCACTGGATGAATGATGGCACCCAGGTTGATCGGATGCTGCGCGGCATCATCATCTCCACCTTCGCCGTGACCCTGTTTTCACTGAAGGGCTGGCGAGAGTTGCTGGTTTTCTTCGGACTGCCCTTTGTTGCCCTGCTGGCCATGCTTCAAGCCCGGGGGTACCCGGCGCTGGAGGTCATGACGGTCATGTTCGACCCTCTGATGATGTTCCTGATCGCCGCCATTGGCGCCGAACTGCTGTATCGCACCTGGCTGGATGCCTTTCTGGCCAACCAGAAACTGGCCGAGCACGCGGCCACCGACCCGCTCACCGGCCTGAGCAACCGGCGCCACATCAAACCGCAGCTCCACAGCGAAACCGCGCGCGCGCGGCGACACGGCACACCCTATTCCATCCTCATGGCCGACCTCGACCACTTCAAGACCGTCAACGACCGCTACGGCCATGCCGTCGGCGATCTGGTCCTGCAGGAAACGGCCCGGAGAATGCGCGCCGTTGTTCGAACCGAAGACCGTATTGCACGCTGGGGGGGAGAGGAGTTCCTGATCCTGCTGACCGAGTGCGATGCCGATCAGGCAGCCATTGCGGCCGAGAAGATACGTCAGTACATGGCCGATGAACCGTTCCAGTGCGACGGGCATGCCATTCCGGTCACGATCAGCATCGGCGTGGCCCAGCATGAGGGGGCACAGGAGCCGGACGAAGTCATCGAGCGTGCCGACCAGGCGCTCTACCAGGCCAAGCAGGACGGGCGCAACCGGGTGTGTCGTGCACCGGCCATTCGGCCGGCCGCACCGGTGACCGGCGCGGCCTGATCAGGCCACGATCTGCCGGGCCAGTTCGGACATCCGGCGTTCCACCTCGGGGTCGGGCACAATGGCTTCGGGCCAGCGGCGATGAATTTCGCCCGGCAATTTGCGGGTGGCGTCGATGCCCAGCTTGGAGCCCATGCCGGCCTCGGCGGAAGCAAAATCCAGTACATCGACCGGGGTACGCTCGACCATCATCGAGTCGCGTACCGGATCGACATGATTGGCCAGCGCCCACAGCACCTCGTTGCCGTCGCGAATATCGATGTCGGCATCGACCACGACAACGAACTTCGTGTAGGTGAACTGGCGCAGGTACGACCATACCCCCATCATCACACGCCGCGCATGACCCGGGTAGCGCTTGTCGATCGACACCAGGGCAATGCGATAGGAACAGGCGGCCGGCGGCAGGTAGAAATCATGGATCTCGGGAAAGATGCCGCGCAGTATGGGCACGAACAGGTCATTGAGCGCACTGGCGAGCACCGATGGCTCGTCATGCGGGGACTTGCCCATGAAACTGCCCTGGTAAATGGCGCCGTCTCGCATCGACAGGCGATCAACCGTCAGCACCGGGTAGAGCCCACGGGCGTTGTAATGTCCGGTGTGATCGCCAAACGGCCCTTCTTCGGCAAAGTCATCAAGGTGGATATGGCCTTCCAGCACGATCTCGGCTCCCGCCGGCACCTCCAGGCCCGTCAGGGTCGTGGTCACGGTTTCGCTGCGTGCGCCGCGCAGCAGACCGGCAAACTGGAACTCCGAGAGCGTGTCGGGCACCGGGGCGACGGCCGCCAGGGTGGTGGCCGGATCGGCACCGATCACCACGGCGACCGGAAAAGGTTCGCCCGGGCGGTCCTGCTGCCACTGGGCAAGATCCTGGGCGCCGCCACGATGGGCCAGCCAGCGCATGATCACCCGGTTTCGACCCAGCAGCTGCTGCCGGTAGATGCCGATATTGCTGCGTGCCAGCCGGTCGTTGTGGGTCACGACCAGGCCCAGGGTGATCAGGCGCCCGGCATCTGCCGGCCAGCAGTGCTGAATGGGCAATGACTCGAGATCGACATCCGGCCCTTCCTGCACGCAGTCATCAAATGCGGCCCGTTTGACTCGCCTGGGGGAGACCAGCGCCAGTTGGCCCAGCTCCGGCCAGTCGGCCAGGGCGCTGCGGATCGAGCGCGGCAGCCTCGGTTGCTGCAGGCGCGCCAGAAGTTCACCGAGCTCACCGAAATCACGGACCGGTCGGTCGCCCAGTACGGCTTCGATGCGGCGGCGGTGACCGAACAGGTTGAGCAACAGGGGATGGATACTGCCGGTGGGCTGCTCCAGAAACAGTGCCGGGCCCGCGGCGGACTGGACCTGGTGGGCCAGGGTCGTGGCCTCGAGCACGGGATCGACCGGCTGGTCGACCCGAACCAGATCACCACGGCGCTCAAGGGCCGCAACAAAGCTTCTGAGATCCTGATAGGGCAACTCTCTCTCCTGCCGGACCGACACGTGAATGGCCAGACTTTATGACCGACCGGGTCATCATTCCATGCGCCAGGTCAAATCCCGACGCTTGCCGACATGACATGATTCGGGACCTGATCAGTTCGAGCCGGCCTGAGAACCGGGTCGATGGTACAATAAATGTATTTGATATACAGGTTAGTGGATGCGCATGTCCTCCGATTCTCTCTCCCTGGCCCTGATCGGTAGCGGCGGCGCCGGCGTGATGACCGCCGGCCAGACCCTGCTGGATGCAGCCGCGGCCTGCGGTCTGTACGGGCTGATGACGCGCGCGACCGGACCGCAGATTCGTGGTGGCGAGGCGGCAGCCATCCTGCGACTGTCCAGTGAGCCGGTCGAATGCCAGGATGATCGCCTGGATGTCCTGCTGGCCATCGACTGGAACAAGGCCGAACGCTTTGCCGACGAACTCATACTGGATGCCAACAGCCGGATCATCGCCGACCCCGGGCAGGGCCAGGCACCCGAATGGGTCCGCACATCCGGCGCACGGGTGCTGGACGTTCCGTTAAGCGAGCTGGTCAAGAACCACCGTGGAACACGCGCCAATACCATTGCCGTGGGCCTGCTGAGCCACTGGATCGGCCTGGACAACGCCAGGACCGAGAACACCGTGCGGGGCATTCTGGAAAGCAAGGGCGCACGCCTGGTCGATGCAGCCATTGCCGGACTGCAACTCGGTTTCTCGCAGGCCCGTGAGCTGCCGGAACTGCCGCAAACCCTGCCCGCCGCCGGTGCGGCTCGGGAGCGCTGGCTGATCAGCGGCAATGAAGCCGTTGGCCTGGGCGCGCTGCGTGCCGGTGTTCGCTTCTGCGCCGCCTACCCCATCACGCCTTCGACCGAGATCCAGGAATGGCTGGCTGTCCACCTGCCGGCTGTCGGCGGCACCCTGGTACAGGCCGAAGACGAACTGGCCTCGATCAATATGTGCCTGGGCGCCTCGTTCGGCGGCGTGCCGGCCATCACGGCAACCTCCGGCCCCGGCTTTTCGCTGATGGTCGAGGCCCTGGGACTGGCCAGTCAGGCGGAGATTCCGATGGTGGTGGTGGACGTGATGCGCGGCGGGCCTTCCACCGGCATTCCGACCCGCTCCGAACAGGCCGATCTGAACATCGCGATTCATGGCGCCCACGGCGATGCACCGCGCCTGGTGCTGGCACCCAACAGTATTGGCGACTGCGTGAGCACCACGGAATGGGCCGTACACCTGGCAGAAGCGCTACAGACTCCCGCCGTGGTCCTGAGCGACCAGCGCCTGGGCCAGGGCCGGGCGGCCATTCCGTCACCGCCGCCGGCCCGCTGGCAGGCCCAGCGCAAGC from Wenzhouxiangella sp. AB-CW3 includes:
- a CDS encoding peptidase U32 family protein → MKLVCPAGSLPALYEAVNNGADAVYLGFRDATNARAFPGLNFSDREIDKGLAHARSRGCQVYVALNTYPTSDRLDQWYSAVDRAADLGVDTLIIAEMAVMDFAARKHPHIRRHLSVQGSATTPAALRFYHEQFGISRAVLPRVLAIGQVEHLAGQSPVELEVFAFGSLCIMVEGRCQLSSYVTGKSPNVAGVCSPAEFVQWEDTPAGKTARLNGVLIDRFAADEPAGYPVVCKGRYRVGGQTFHALEEPTSLNTLELLPRLKAMGIAAVKIEGRQRSPAYVGTVTRIWRQAIDRLEASPQASVNEQEWQQELTRLSEGHQVTLGPYQRAWQ
- a CDS encoding sensor domain-containing diguanylate cyclase, translated to MLPKRPELNQQQSLALATYHQQLARQMLIAASGLVILVVPAYQLQEFFLIGAVPEHWAAHAAWRSLPLLVAVFALAWCSIRGDAHGAPVLLRLLALAVMSMMFGLFAVHWMNDGTQVDRMLRGIIISTFAVTLFSLKGWRELLVFFGLPFVALLAMLQARGYPALEVMTVMFDPLMMFLIAAIGAELLYRTWLDAFLANQKLAEHAATDPLTGLSNRRHIKPQLHSETARARRHGTPYSILMADLDHFKTVNDRYGHAVGDLVLQETARRMRAVVRTEDRIARWGGEEFLILLTECDADQAAIAAEKIRQYMADEPFQCDGHAIPVTISIGVAQHEGAQEPDEVIERADQALYQAKQDGRNRVCRAPAIRPAAPVTGAA
- a CDS encoding UbiD family decarboxylase, with protein sequence MPYQDLRSFVAALERRGDLVRVDQPVDPVLEATTLAHQVQSAAGPALFLEQPTGSIHPLLLNLFGHRRRIEAVLGDRPVRDFGELGELLARLQQPRLPRSIRSALADWPELGQLALVSPRRVKRAAFDDCVQEGPDVDLESLPIQHCWPADAGRLITLGLVVTHNDRLARSNIGIYRQQLLGRNRVIMRWLAHRGGAQDLAQWQQDRPGEPFPVAVVIGADPATTLAAVAPVPDTLSEFQFAGLLRGARSETVTTTLTGLEVPAGAEIVLEGHIHLDDFAEEGPFGDHTGHYNARGLYPVLTVDRLSMRDGAIYQGSFMGKSPHDEPSVLASALNDLFVPILRGIFPEIHDFYLPPAACSYRIALVSIDKRYPGHARRVMMGVWSYLRQFTYTKFVVVVDADIDIRDGNEVLWALANHVDPVRDSMMVERTPVDVLDFASAEAGMGSKLGIDATRKLPGEIHRRWPEAIVPDPEVERRMSELARQIVA
- a CDS encoding 2-oxoacid:acceptor oxidoreductase subunit alpha → MSSDSLSLALIGSGGAGVMTAGQTLLDAAAACGLYGLMTRATGPQIRGGEAAAILRLSSEPVECQDDRLDVLLAIDWNKAERFADELILDANSRIIADPGQGQAPEWVRTSGARVLDVPLSELVKNHRGTRANTIAVGLLSHWIGLDNARTENTVRGILESKGARLVDAAIAGLQLGFSQARELPELPQTLPAAGAARERWLISGNEAVGLGALRAGVRFCAAYPITPSTEIQEWLAVHLPAVGGTLVQAEDELASINMCLGASFGGVPAITATSGPGFSLMVEALGLASQAEIPMVVVDVMRGGPSTGIPTRSEQADLNIAIHGAHGDAPRLVLAPNSIGDCVSTTEWAVHLAEALQTPAVVLSDQRLGQGRAAIPSPPPARWQAQRKLTTDTGESFRRFADSSDGISPMSLPGMAGGEYTATGLSHMASGRPSASGSDHRRQLDKRRRKLQAFDFGKQWADIEGDGDTAVLTWGSTTLAAREAVTRLRAKGQSVRLVSIRLLSPLDTGALEEALAPVKRLLIVEQSHGGQFHRYLRSLIDLPAHTRVLARPGPLNIGPGEIARAIQSLCLEEAA